The Papaver somniferum cultivar HN1 chromosome 3, ASM357369v1, whole genome shotgun sequence genome includes a region encoding these proteins:
- the LOC113361391 gene encoding UPF0235 protein C15orf40 homolog, translated as MAPAKKGKSKETVSSSAAAANKSTVVDTKYPACIRAVPPSSVGITIHAKPGSKIATITDFDDEALGVQIDAPARDGEANAALLDYISQVIGVKRRQVSLGSGSKSRDKVVLVEEISLQTVFEALSNACK; from the exons ATGGCTCCTGCGAAAAAGGGAAAATCAAAAGAAACCgtttcttcttctgctgctgctgctaataAGTCGACTGTTGTGGATACGAAATACCCAGCTTGTATTCGTGCTGTTCCTCCTTCTTCCGTTGGTATAACTATACATGCTAAACCTGGTTCCAAAATTGCCACAATTACAG ATTTTGATGACGAGGCATTAGGAGTACAAATTGATGCCCCAGCAAGAGATGGTGAAGCTAATGCTGCTTTGCTTGATTATATTAGCCAG GTCATAGGAGTGAAGAGACGGCAGGTTTCTCTAGGTTCTGGTTCAAAATCTAGGGACAAGGTGGTGCTTGTGGAGGAGATTTCCTTGCAAACTGTTTTTGAGGCCTTGAGCAATGCTTGCAAGTGA
- the LOC113356592 gene encoding uncharacterized protein LOC113356592: MVESVGIDQTETGGVAGISIDLSEADSSVLFSKSAPPKVPRRLQKRLMECKNNSATTVEEIESKLKEADLRRQQFHAWLSNKARTTQKIPSQSSPCNEEPGRRLEVKLHAAEQKRLSILSNAQMRLAKLDERRQAAKSGVEMRSERQREELSEKVELRVQRAETNRMLLLRAYRQQKSATKERKAHLLLQRMVRERRYKDFVHTAVNQKRAAAEKKRLGLLDSEKRRACSRVMKVRRVARSVRHQREIERSTMKDRLEDRLQRAKKRRAEYLRQRGSLQSSVHVNVHKMHRQGDFLSRKLAWCWRRFLRLRKTTFALAKDYEALGISEKNVRLMPFEQLALQIESSVTVQTVKALFDRLDSRFTLSQASTVTSHTSSSDNTDHLLQQLAPPKQRGPLSNAIYSRAARKGPKGDPCAPKLSRYPVRVVLSAFMILGHPGAVFSELGELEIDLAESAGKFIQEFEVLMRIILDPPTQCTYQESGSTLSSKWTFRAQLEAFDAAWCSYLSHFVAWKAKDASSLEEDLVKAACQLELSMTEKCKISTEGDNSVLTPDMKAVKKQVAEDQRLLREKVNSLSGFAGIQRMERALSDARSRFPKASKGAIVSQVARSSSATPSRSSAAPSSVSASNEGRIPVDVGERPSSVVCSLFKTDASFAIKEVGSSTSSKTSDGSHSGSPSDRLVTDNEILVNEIVHGHQGSIADNLNSSNRDHESIKANIKDIMEKAFWDGITESMRQEKPNYGRVVDLMKEVRDELCEIAPHKWRQDILDAIDLEILSEVLASETYDMVYLGKILEFALVTLQKLSAPANEDDMMVTHKKLMNELGEIFQAGDNSNVSFVNATVKGLRFVLEQIQALKREISKARIRIMEPLIKGPAGLEYLRKAFTSRHGLPDDASNALPLTLRWFLSLQVSAHQEWKEHNDSLSSLTTRGDSSSQNLFPMVTLRTGGSVSLSSQSQQITSSPNILKAAGIQQPECKGETIDLLVRLGVLKLVSEIEGLTEQILPETLKLNLSRLRMVQTQLQKIIVISTSMLVYRQILLSENLTASPTDMEIKITTSAKKLSELLDHVEDVGVTEIVESINELPEDGDLEIQARKKVMANMLTKSLQEGNAIYTKVSGAVYLAARAIMLRGSGSQGKELAEMALRRVGGAGLIDRVIDAAEILTVVAQVTRNVHWSWYTEVIKNWS; the protein is encoded by the exons ATGGTAGAGAGTGTCGGAATTGACCAAACAGAAACCGGCGGAGTTGCCGGAATCTCCATAGATCTCTCTGAAGCCGATTCATCTGTGTTATTCTCTAAATCAGCACCACCAAAAGTTCCTCGCAGGCTTCAGAAGAGACTCATGGAGTGTAAGAATAATTCTGCCACAACTGTTGAAGAAATTGAATCAAAGCTCAAAGAAGCCGATCTCCGTAGACAA CAATTTCATGCCTGGTTGTCCAACAAGGCTAGGACAACACAGAAAATTCCTTCACAGTCTTCACCATGTAATGAAGAGCCTGGCCGACGCCTTGAAGTGAAACTTCATGCTGCTGAACAGAAAAG GTTGAGCATTCTGTCAAATGCTCAGATGCGCTTAGCAAAATTAGATGAGCGGAGGCAAGCAGCTAAAAGTGGAGTGGAAATGCGTTCTGAGAGGCAACGTGAGGAACTTAGTGAAAAAGTTGAACTGAGAGTGCAACGGGCAGAAACAAACCGAATGCTCCTCCTCAGGGCTTACAGGCAGCAAAAGAGTGCCACAAAGGAGAGGAAGGCTCACTTGTTGTTGCAGAGGATGGTTCGCGAGAGGAGGTACAAAGATTTTGTACATACTGCCGTCAACCAAAAACGTGCAGCCGCCGAGAAGAAGAGGTTGGGATTGTTGGATTCTGAGAAGAGAAGAGCATGCAGTAGGGTAATGAAAGTGCGGCGGGTGGCTAGGTCTGTTCGACACCAGCGAGAGATTGAGAGAAGTACAATGAAGGACCGCTTGGAAGATCGGCTTCAGCGG GCTAAGAAGCGAAGAGCAGAGTATTTAAGGCAAAGAGGAAGTCTTCAAAGTTCTGTTCATGTTAATGTGCATAAGATGCACAGGCAGGGCGATTTTCTTTCAAGAAAATTAGCATG GTGCTGGAGGCGGTTCCTGAGGTTGAGGAAAACTACCTTTGCTTTAGCTAAAGATTATGAGGCGTTGGGAATAAGTGAGAAGAATGTTAGACTTATGCCGTTTGAGCAGCTTGCTCTTCAGATTGAATCTTCAGTGACAGTTCAGACTGTTAAAGCGTTATTTGATCGTCTTGATAGCCGCTTTACACTGTCGCAAGCTTCTACTGTTACCAGTCATACTTCTAGTTCAGACAACACTGATCACCTACTCCAACAACTTGCTCCTCCAAAGCAAAGAGGTCCACTGTCTAATGCAATCTATAGCAGAGCGGCAAGGAAAGGACCCAAAGGAGATCCATGCGCACCTAAGTTATCAAGGTATCCTGTCAGAGTAGTGCTCTCTGCTTTTATGATATTGGGGCATCCAGGTGCGGTTTTCAGTGAGCTTGGAGAGCTTGAAATTGATCTTGCCGAGTCCGCTGGAAAATTTATTCAGGAGTTTGAGGTGTTAATGAGAATTATATTAGACCCTCCCACTCAGTGTACTTACCAGGAGTCAGGGTCCACATTGTCAAGTAAATGGACCTTCAGAGCGCAGTTGGAAGCTTTTGATGCCGCATGGTGCTCCTATCTTTCTCATTTTGTAGCCTGGAAAGCTAAAGATGCTAGTTCTTTAGAGGAGGATCTCGTTAAAGCCGCTTGCCAACTGGAGCTATCAATGACGGAAAAGTGCAAAATAAGCACGGAAGGGGATAATAGTGTTCTTACTCCTGATATGAAAGCTGTCAAAAAACAG GTCGCAGAAGATCAGAGACTTCTAAGGGAAAAAGTGAACAGTCTTAGTGGTTTTGCTGGAATTCAACGTATGGAACGTGCTCTATCTGATGCGAGATCCAGATTTCCTAAAGCCAGTAAGGGCGCaattgtttcccaagttgctcgTAGCTCATCTGCAACTCCATCCAGATCTTCTGCTGCCCCTTCTTCAGTTTCTGCTTCAAATGAAGGAAGAATACCAGTTGATGTTGGTGAGAGACCGAGTAGTGTAGTTTGCTCCTTGTTTAAGACAGATGCTTCTTTCGCTATAAAGGAAGTTGGCTCCTCCACTTCGTCCAAGACTAGTGATGGTAGTCATTCAGGTTCTCCGAGTGACAGGTTGGTTACAGATAATGAGATTCTTGTAAATGAGATTGTCCATGGGCATCAGGGTTCTATTGCTGACAACTTAAATTCCAGTAACCGTGACCATGAGAGTATCAAG GCAAACATAAAAGATATAATGGAGAAGGCATTTTGGGATGGTATTACAGAATCTATGAGGCAAGAAAAGCCCAACTATGGCCgtgtagttgatctcatgaaggaggTAAGGGATGAACTGTGTGAGATTGCTCCGCATAAATGGAGGCAAGATATTCTCGACGCtattgatcttgagattctttctGAG gtgTTGGCCTCAGAAACATATGACATGGTTTATCTTGGGAAAATTCTGGAGTTTGCATTAGTCACCCTGCAAAAGCTTTCAGCTCCTGCTAACGAGGATGATATGATGGTTACCCACAAAAAGTTGATGAATGAGCTAGGAGAGATTTTTCAAGCTGGAGATAACTCAAATGTTTCTTTTGTTAATGCAACTGTCAAGGGTTTGCGCTTTGTTTTGGAGCAGATTCAG GCGTTAAAGAGAGAAATTAGCAAAGCACGTATAAGAATCATGGAACCACTCATAAAAGGACCTGCTGGTTTGGAATACCTAAGAAAGGCGTTTACCAGTCGTCATGGACTTCCAGATGATGCCTCGAATGCTCTACCGCTTACACTGCGGTGGTTTTTATCTCTTCAAGTTAGTGCCCATCAGGAGTGGAAAGAGCATAATGATTCCTTATCCAGTTTAACTACGAGAGGCGATAGCTCTTCTCAGAACCTTTTTCCCATGGTCACCCTTCGGACTGGTGGTAGTGTTTCTCTTTCATCACAAAGCCAGCAGATAACTTCATCTCCAAATATACTAAAGGCTGCAG GTATTCAACAACCAGAATGCAAAGGAGAAACTATTGATCTCTTGGTTAGGCTTGGTGTGTTGAAGTTAGTTAGCGAGATTGAAGGGTTAACAGAACAGATTCTACCTGAAACCCTTAAACTCAACCTCTCAAGACTAAGGATGGTTCAGACCCAACTTCAAAAGATTATTGTTATTTCTACTAG TATGTTGGTTTATCGGCAAATCCTACTCAGCGAGAACTTAACCGCAAGCCCCACAGATATGGAAATTAAAATAACCACTTCTGCTAAGAAACTCTCTGAGCTCTTGGACCATGTCGAGGACGTCGGTGTTACAGAGATCGTTGAATCGATAAATGAGCTTCCGGAAGATGGTGATTTGGAAATTCAAGCGAGGAAGAAAGTGATGGCGAACATGCTTACTAAGAGCTTGCAAGAAGGGAACGCCATATACACGAAAGTATCTGGTGCTGTTTATTTGGCAGCCAGGGCGATTATGCTTAGAGGAAGTGGATCTCAAGGAAAAGAACTTGCAGAGATGGCACTTCGACGGGTAGGAGGTGCTGGTCTTATTGATAGGGTAATTGATGCTGCAGAAATCTTGACTGTGGTTGCACAAGTCACGCGTAATGTTCATTGGTCGTGGTATACCGAAGTTATCAAAAACTGGTCGTGA
- the LOC113356593 gene encoding pentatricopeptide repeat-containing protein At1g08070, chloroplastic-like: MMGTLILESTRKPPQFIPRTKEQQKLSLILQQNPTLKLHQLKQIHAQIFHKSLEQDNILITKVITACSNSGTMDYATRVFNYFLEPDLILCNSMLKGYTQNHMFRKALFFYLQFLQNGFSPDNYTFPYILKTCAAMTICRLGQQIHASLIKNGSVLDVFVFNSLLDMYCKCGQSEFAMKVFQGISEPSSTSWNIMICGFLSSGDLMSAQKLFDVMPYRDVSSWNTMLSAYAKCGELENAKRLFYEMPVRNLVSWNALIAGFSQNERFDEALSTFSEMLKAGIRPDKTTILSVVSAVSTISSPGDDVVKQVVGFARAIGSVSVLTAVLDMYAKLGRIDDARAIFDEISEKDLVSWNAMISGYSQNQKPAEAIQLFRDMQSECRVKIKADKLTMVSLISSCSQMGALALGEWVHTYIEKFGIEFDEYLAAALVDMYAKCGDLDRSRRIFQEMPRKDVALWNSMIKALAIHGEVKETLKIFAQMERNSVTPNDITFIGLLNACSHGGFAEKGLELFSLMQSQYQIVPRIEHYGCIVDLLCRAGRLTDAYDFVKKMPIKPDKVIWGALLSSCRSHQNVELAEEVARKLTELDPNHDGTYVLLSNVYASVGKWRDVKKVRDQMKAQNVQKAPGCSAVELDGVLHEFTAGDKTHPRFEEIYKAWDEIVKRIKPMGYEPDKGFSLKNLDEVDKEEALNRHSEKLALTFAFISTEHSQHKPAIKIVKNLRICGDCHTAMEFVSKLEGREIIVRDRNRFHHFKAGLCSCGGYW, translated from the coding sequence ATGATGGGTACTTtgattctagaatcaactagaaaaCCTCCTCAATTCATTCCAAGaactaaagaacaacaaaaattatCACTGATACTACAACAAAACCCAACTCTGAAATTACACCAACTCAAACAAATTCACGCTCAAATATTCCATAAATCACTTGAGCAAGACAATATTttgatcacaaaagtaatcacagCTTGTTCTAATTCAGGCACAATGGACTACGCAACTCGGgtatttaattattttcttgAACCTGATCTCATTCTTTGTAATTCAATGCTTAAAGGCTACACTCAAAACCATATGTTTCGAAAAGCTCTATTTTTTTATCTTCAGTTTTTACAAAATGGGTTCTCCCCTGATAATTATACGTTCCCGTATATACTTAAAACATGTGCTGCGATGACGATTTGTAGATTGGGACAACAAATTCATGCTTCTTTGATTAAAAATGGAAGTGTTTTGGATGTTTTCGTGTTCAATTCGTTACTTGATATGTACTGTAAGTGTGGGCAGAGTGAATTTGCAATGAAGGTGTTTCAGGGAATTTCTGAACCAAGTTCAACTTCTTGGAATATAATGATTTGTGGGTTTTTAAGTTCTGGTGATTTAATGTCTGCACAGAAGCTGTTTGATGTAATGCCTTACAGAGACGTGTCCTCTTGGAATACAATGTTAAGTGCTTATGCGAAATGTGGGGAGTTAGAGAATGCCAAAAGATTGTTTTATGAGATGCCTGTGAGGAATTTAGTTTCCTGGAATGCTTTGATTGCAGGGTTTTCTCAGAATGAGCGATTTGATGAGGCTTTATCCACGTTTTCAGAGATGTTGAAGGCTGGAATTAGACCTGATAAAACTACAATATTATCTGTTGTTTCAGCTGTAAGCACGATTAGTTCTCCTGGAGATGATGTTGTTAAACAagtagttggttttgctagagcaATAGGTTCGGTTTCTGTATTAACAGCAGTTTTAGATATGTATGCTAAGCTTGGGAGAATTGATGATGCACGAGCAATTTTTGATGAAATTTCGGAAAAAGATCTTGTGTCATGGAATGCTATGATTTCAGGGTATTCTCAAAACCAAAAACCGGCAGAAGCAATACAGCTATTTCGAGATATGCAATCAGAGTGCAGGGTTAAAATTAAAGCTGACAAGTTGACTATGGTTAGCTTGATCTCTTCCTGCTCACAGATGGGAGCATTAGCTCTTGGTGAATGGGTTCATACTTACATTGAGAAGTTTGGTATCGAGTTCGATGAATACTTGGCGGCTGCACTTGTTGACATGTATGCGAAATGTGGAGATTTGGATCGATCTAGGAGGATTTTTCAGGAGATGCCAAGAAAGGATGTAGCCCTGTGGAATTCAATGATCAAAGCGCTGGCAATTCACGGGGAAGTAAAAGAAACACTAAAGATTTTCGCACAGATGGAAAGGAACTCCGTAACACCAAACGATATCACTTTTATAGGATTGCTTAATGCATGTAGTCATGGAGGTTTTGCTGAAAAGGGCCTGGAGTTATTCAGTTTAATGCAGAGCCAATATCAGATTGTTCCACGAATAGAACACTATGGTTGTATTGTTGATCTCCTCTGCCGAGCTGGACGCCTTACTGATGCTTATGATTTTGTCAAAAAGATGCCCATCAAGCCTGACAAGGTTATTTGGGGTGCACTTCTTAGCTCgtgtcggtcccaccaaaatgttGAATTGGCTGAAGAAGTTGCTCGTAAGCTCACTGAGTTGGACCCAAATCATGATGGTACTTATGTGCTTCTTTCGAATGTTTACGCTTCTGTAGGGAAGTGGAGAGATGTGAAGAAAGTGAGGGATCAAATGAAGGCACAAAACGTGCAAAAAGCTCCAGGTTGTAGTGCAGTTGAACTGGATGGTGTTCTGCATGAGTTTACAGCAGGGGATAAAACACATCCtagattcgaagaaatatataaAGCTTGGGATGAAATCGTAAAGAGAATCAAGCCAATGGGTTATGAGCCTGACAAAGGATTCTCGCTAAAGAATCTGGATGAAGTAGATAAAGAAGAAGCGTTGAACCGTCATAGTGAAAAATTGGCTTTGACATTCGCGTTCATAAGTACAGAACATTCACAACATAAACCAGCAATCAAGATTGTGAAAAACCTGAGAATTTGTGGGGATTGTCATACAGCCATGGAGTTTGTATCAAAACTTGAAGGCAGAGAGATAATAGTAAGAGATCGAAATCGTTTTCATCACTTTAAAGCAGGATTATGTTCTTGTGGGGGTTATTGGTGA
- the LOC113356594 gene encoding MICOS complex subunit Mic10-like translates to MAENKQIPPPKYDLDAKWDACLDLTVRRTVYSSLAGAFGGLLLFRSPVTRWASIALGAGIGIGSAYTECSHKFEGSTTRLPSPSEVPQKTIIVEAEGEQN, encoded by the exons ATGGCGGAAAACAAACAAATCCCTCCACCAAAATAtgatttagatgcaaaatggGATGCTTGTCTTGATCTAACCGTACGTCGAACTGTTTACTCTTCTCTCGCTGGTGCTTTTGGTGGTCTCCTTTTATTCA GGAGTCCTGTGACTCGATGGGCATCCATAGCTCTTGGTGCTGGTATAGGTATTGGATCGGCATACACAGAGTGTTCTCACAAATTTGAAGGGTCTACGACGAGGTTGCCATCTCCTTCTGAAGTTCCTCAAAAGACAATTATTGTTGAGGCTGAG gGTGAGCAGAACTAA